The Henckelia pumila isolate YLH828 chromosome 2, ASM3356847v2, whole genome shotgun sequence genome includes a window with the following:
- the LOC140879751 gene encoding ADP,ATP carrier protein, mitochondrial-like: protein MTDQHQLPTIAHKVANQLHISSSLSQDVRTRYGGFQRPAMHQRQFAYGNYTNAGLQYPITCQVSQNLPLISANASPVFVQAPAEKGLTHFAIDFLMGGVSAAVSKTAAAPIERVKLLIQNQDEMIKSGRLSEPYKGIGDCFKRTMQDEGFVSLWRGNTANVIRYFPTQALNFAFKDYFKRLFNFKKDRDGYWKWFAGNLASGGAAGASSLLFVYSLDYARTRLANDSKAAKKGGERQFNGLVDVYRKTLKSDGIAGLYRGFNISCVGIIVYRGLYFGLYDSLKPVVLTGSMQDSFFASFALGWLITNGAGLASYPIDTVRRRMMMTSGEAVKYKSSLDAFSQILKNEGAKSLFKGAGANILRAVAGAGVLAGYDKLQMIVFGKKYGSGGG from the exons ATGACTGATCAGCACCAGCTCCCAACTATTGCACATAAGGTAGCTAATCAGCTGCACATAAGTTCCAGTTTATCCCAGGATGTCCGAACACGATATGGGGGTTTTCAGCGGCCTGCCATGCATCAGAGACAATTTGCATATGGCAATTATACAAATGCAGGATTGCAGTATCCGATAACTTGTCAAGTTTCTCAGAATCTGCCGTTGATTTCTGCAAATGCTTCACCAGTGTTTGTCCAGGCTCCGGCTGAGAAAGGCCTCACACACTTTGCCATCGACTTTCTTATGGGTGGAGTCTCAGCTGCAGTGTCAAAAACAGCTGCTGCCCCTATTGAGCGGGTAAAGCTTTTGATTCAAAATCAAGATGAAATGATCAAGTCTGGTAGACTCTCGGAACCATACAAGGGAATTGGAGACTGTTTCAAGAGAACCATGCAGGACGAAGGATTTGTATCGTTATGGAGAGGGAACACTGCCAACGTTATCCGTTACTTCCCAACTCAG GCCTTAAACTTTGCATTCAAGGACTACTTTAAGAGACTCTTTAACTTCAAGAAAGACCGTGATGGCTACTGGAAATGGTTTGCTGGCAACCTTGCTTCTGGCGGTGCAGCTGGTGCTTCCTCATTGCTATTTGTCTACTCTTTGGATTATGCTCGTACTCGTCTTGCCAATGATTCCAAGGCTGCAAAGAAGGGAGGTGAGAGGCAATTCAATGGTTTGGTTGATGTGTACCGAAAGACCCTAAAATCTGATGGTATTGCCGGTCTTTACCGTGGATTCAACATCTCATGTGTTGGTATTATTGTGTATCGTGGTTTATACTTTGGACTGTACGACTCTTTGAAGCCTGTGGTCCTGACGGGGTCGATGCAG GACAGTTTCTTCGCTAGCTTTGCGCTTGGTTGGCTCATCACAAATGGTGCTGGTCTTGCCTCCTATCCAATTGACACTGTCCGTAGAAGAATGATGATGACATCTGGTGAAGCCGTGAAGTACAAGAGCTCTCTGGATGCTTTCTCTCAAATCCTTAAGAACGAAGGTGCCAAATCTTTGTTCAAGGGTGCCGGTGCAAACATTCTTCGTGCAGTTGCTGGTGCTGGTGTGCTTGCAGGTTACGACAAACTTCAGATGATTGTCTTCGGTAAGAAATACGGATCTGGAGGTGGTTAA
- the LOC140881074 gene encoding xanthine dehydrogenase 1-like — translation MGSLTKEYQVTTDDESEAKEAILFVNGVRRVLPDGLAHLTLLEYLRGIGLTGTKLGCGEGGCGACTVMISYFDQNTTKCVHLSVNACLAPLYSVEGMHVITVEGVGNRRYGLHPIQESLARAHGSQCGFCTPGFIMSMYALLRSSKISPTKEDIEEHLAGNLCRCTGYRPIIDAFRVFSRTNDVLYTNGSSTLSNGEFVCPSTGKPCSCRSNSKDCEASPEILKPLSYNEVDGTAYTDKELIFPPELLMRKSTSLCLTGSNGLRWYRPLKLQDIFDLKARYPGTKLVVGNTEVGIETRLKSFHYPVLIHVAHIPELNQLTVKDDGLEIGAAVKLSELAKVLKIVVDQKATFQTSSCRSVLEQLKWFAGTQIRNVASVGGNICTASPISDLNPLWMAARAKFCISDSKGYMRKCEAEKFFLGYRKVDLATDEILLSVFLPWNTEHEYVKEFKQSHRRDDDIAIVNAGMRVCLEEKEKKWVVSDASIAYGGVAPFSFSANQTKNFLIGKRWDQELLQSALKVLEKDVVLKEDAPGGMVEFRKSLTLSFFFKFFLWVCHQMDGQASFDEAVPITHLSAIKSFHHPSVMGSQEFEIVKRGSAVGAPEVHLSSRLQVTGEAEYTDDAPMPPNSLHAALILSKKPHARILSIDDSEAKSSPGFEGIFFASDVPGNNSIGPIITDEELFASEVVTCVGQIIGVVVADTHENAKLAARKVIVQYEELPAVLCIEDAILSNSFHPNTERCMRKGDVEHCFLSGACDKIIEGEVRVGGQEHFYLEPNSTLIWTMDGGNEVHMISSTQCPQKHQKYVSRVLGIPMSKVVCKTKRIGGGFGGKETRCAIFAAVVAIPSYLLNRPVKITLDRDVDMMTTGQRHSFLGKYKVGFTNSGKILALDLEIFNNGGNSLDLSLAVLERSMFSSDNVYEIPNVRINGKVCFTNLPSNTAFRGFGGPQGMIIAENWIQRISLEVKKCPEEIREANFQSEGSVLHYGQKIEHFTLESLWNELKQSCDFSAARKEVEQFNLHNRWKKRGIAMVPTKFGISFTAKFMNQAGALVQVYTDGTVLVTHGGVEMGQGLHTKVAQVAASAFDIPLSSVFISETSTDKVPNASPTAASASSDMYGAAVLDACEQIRKRMEPIASKHNFGSFAELAYACYMDRIDLSAHGFYITPDINFDWKTGKGSPFRYFTYGAAFAEVEIDTLTGDFHTRRADMILDLGFSINPAIDIGQIEGAFIQGLGWVALEELKWGDAAHKWVPPGFLYTCGPGSYKIPSVNDVPFKFKVSLLKGAPNVKAIHSSKAVGEPPFFLASAVIFAIKDAIISARAEVGCNDWFPLDTPATPERIRMACLDDITKGLVGSDFRPKLSV, via the exons ATGGGATCTTTGACGAAGGAGTATCAAGTGACGACCGACGATGAATCTGAAGCTAAGGAAGCGATTCTGTTCGTTAATGGGGTCCGTCGAGTTTTGCCCGACGGTTTGGCACATTTGACTCTTCTTGAATATCTCAGAG GTATAGGTCTGACCGGTACGAAACTTGGATGTGGTGAGGGTGGTTGCGGGGCATGCACTGTGATGATATCTTATTTTGATCAAAATACTACGAAATGTGT GCATCTTTCAGTAAATGCATGTTTGGCTCCTCTATATTCTGTCGAAGGGATGCATGTGATTACAGTTGAGGGTGTTGGGAATCGCAGATATGGGTTGCATCCAATTCAG GAATCATTAGCACGTGCACATGGTTCGCAATGTGGTTTTTGCACCCCCGGTTTTATCATGTCCATGTATGCCTTGCTACGATCCTCTAAGATATCACCCACCAAAGAGGACATTGAAGAACACCTTGCTGGAAATTTATGTCGATGTACGGGTTATCGACCAATAATAGATGCTTTTCGAGTATTCTCCAGAACGAATGACGTGTTGTACACCAATGGATCCTCTACCCTTTCGAATGGCGAGTTTGTTTGTCCGTCAACTGGTAAACCCTGTTCATGCCGGTCGAACAGCAAGGATTGTGAAGCAAGTCCCGAGATTTTGAAGCCACTTTCTTACAATGAGGTTGATGGAACTGCATACACTGACAAAGAGCTCATCTTTCCACCGGAACTTCTCATGAGAAAATCGACTTCTTTATGTTTGACTGGTTCAAATGGACTTAGATGGTATCGTCCCTTGAAGCTTCAAGATATATTTGATTTAAAGGCCCGATACCCAGGCACGAAGTTGGTTGTGGGTAACACAGAGGTCGGTATTGAGACAAGGCTCAAAAGTTTCCACTATCCTGTCTTGATCCATGTTGCTCATATTCCTGAACTCAATCAATTGACTGTAAAAGATGATGGCTTGGAGATAGGTGCAGCAGTCAAACTTTCAGAACTTGCAAAAGTGCTTAAAATAGTTGTAGACCAAAAAGCTACTTTTCAAACTTCATCTTGTAGATCTGTCCTTGAACAACTTAAATGGTTCGCTGGGACACAGATAAGAAATGTTGCATCTGTGGGAGGAAATATTTGCACTGCCAGTCCGATATCTGACCTGAACCCTCTATGGATGGCTGCTAGAGCAAAGTTCTGCATATCTGATAGTAAAGGATATATGCGGAAATGTGAGGCTGAAAAGTTTTTTCTTGGTTATCGGAAAGTAGACCTTGCCACAGATGAGATCCTTCTCTCCGTTTTTCTCCCGTGGAACACTGAGCATGAATATGTGAAAGAATTTAAGCAATCTCACAGGAGAGACGATGACATTGCTATTGTTAATGCTGGAATGCGTGTTTGCCTTGaagagaaggaaaaaaaatggGTGGTTTCTGACGCCTCTATTGCTTATGGGGGGGTTGCTCCGTTTTCTTTTTCTGCAAATCAGACGAAGAACTTTTTGATCGGAAAGCGTTGGGACCAAGAACTGCTGCAGAGTGCTCTGAAAGTCCTGGAGAAGGACGTTGTGCTGAAAGAAGATGCCCCAGGGGGAATGGTGGAGTTTAGAAAATCCCTAACCTTGAGCTTCTTCTTCAAGTTTTTCTTATGGGTTTGTCATCAAATGGATGGACAAGCATCCTTTGATGAAGCTGTACCAATAACTCATCTTTCGGCCATAAAATCATTTCACCATCCATCAGTTATGGGATCTCAGGAATTCGAGATTGTAAAGCGTGGGAGTGCTGTTGGTGCTCCTGAAGTACATCTGTCATCGAGACTTCAG GTTACTGGCGAGGCAGAGTATACAGATGATGCTCCCATGCCTCCCAACAGCTTACATGCTGCTTTAATATTGAGTAAAAAGCCTCATGCTCGTATACTTTCAATAGATGATTCAGAAGCTAAGTCTTCACCAGGGTTCGAAGGAATTTTTTTTGCCTCAGATGTGCCAGGGAATAATTCTATTGGGCCAATTATTACTGATGAAGAGCTTTTTGCTTCAGAAGTTGTCACCTGTGTGGGTCag ATTATTGGTGTAGTTGTTGCCGATACACATGAAAATGCAAAACTTGCCGCCCGTAAAGTTATTGTGCAGTATGAAGAATTACCTGCAGTTTTATGCATAGAAGATGCCATCTTGTCTAATAGTTTCCATCCTAATACTGAAAGATGTATGCGGAAAGGGGATGTGGAACACTGCTTCTTGTCGGGTGCATGTGATAAGATTATAGAGGGAGAAGTTCGGGTCGGTGGGCAGGAACATTTCTACTTGGAGCCAAATAGCACTTTAATATGGACAATGGATGGGGGGAACGAGGTTCATATGATTTCATCTACTCAA TGCCCTCAGAAGCACCAAAAATATGTTTCCCGTGTTCTTGGGATTCCAATGTCCAAAGTTGTCTGCAAGACCAAAAGAATTGGCGGTGGATTTGGAGGGAAAGAAACGAGGTGTGCCATCTTTGCTGCTGTGGTTGCCATTCCATCGTATTTACTGAATCGTCCTGTGAAGATAACGTTAGACAGGGATGTCGATATGATGACAACTGGACAACGTCATAGCTTTCTTGGAAAGTATAAG GTTGGTTTTACAAATTCCGGAAAAATTCTTGCTTTGGATCTTGAAATCTTCAATAATGGCGGAAATTCACTTGATCTGTCTCTTGCGGTGCTTGAACGGTCCATGTTCTCGTCCGACAACGTCTATGAGATACCAAATGTTAGGATTAATGGAAAGGTTTGCTTCACTAATTTACCCAGTAACACTGCTTTTCGAGGCTTTGGTGGTCCACAAGGCATGATAATTGCTGAAAATTGGATCCAAAGAATTTCCTTGGAGGTTAAAAAATGCCCGGAAGAAATTAGG GAAGCCAATTTTCAGAGCGAGGGATCAGTGTTGCATTATGGTCAAAAAATCGAACACTTTACCTTGGAGAGTCTCTGGAATGAACTGAAGCAATCTTGTGACTTTTCGGCTGCTCGCAAGGAAGTTGAGCAGTTCAATCTTCATAATCGGTGGAAGAAGCGTGGAATTGCCATGGTACCTACAAAATTTGGCATCTCTTTCACTGCTAAGTTTATGAATCAG GCAGGTGCTCTTGTTCAAGTATACACAGATGGAACCGTATTAGTCACGCACGGTGGCGTTGAGATGGGGCAAGGCCTACATACCAAAGTTGCGCAGGTTGCTGCATCAGCATTCGACATTCCTCTCAGCTCTGTATTTATATCCGAAACAAGTACTGATAAG GTTCCGAATGCATCTCCAACAGCAGCTTCTGCGAGTTCTGACATGTACGGTGCGGCAGTTTTAGATGCATGTGAACAAATAAGAAAACGGATGGAGCCGATTGCATCAAAACATAATTTTGGCTCGTTTGCCGAG CTTGCTTATGCATGCTACATGGATAGGATCGACCTTTCTGCTCATGGATTTTACATCACACCTGATATTAACTTTGATTGGAAGACGGGGAAAGGGTCTCCATTCCGTTACTTCACTTATGGGGCTGCTTTTGCGGAAGTGGAAATCGACACGTTGACCGGAGACTTCCACACGAGGCGAGCAGACATGATTTTGGATCTTGGATTTTCTATTAATCCTGCTATTGACATTGGACAG ATTGAAGGAGCATTTATACAAGGTCTTGGATGGGTAGCATTAGAAGAGCTCAAATGGGGTGATGCTGCTCATAAATGGGTACCGCCGGGATTTCTGTATACGTGTGGACCTGGTAGCTACAAAATTCCTTCAGTTAATGACGTCCCGTTTAAATTCAAAGTCTCCCTCCTCAAG GGTGCTCCAAATGTAAAGGCCATCCATTCCTCAAAAGCAGTGGGAGAGCCCCCATTCTTTCTTGCCTCGGCCGTCATTTTCGCAATAAAAGATGCCATCATCTCTGCAAGagcagaagttggttgcaacgATTGGTTTCCTCTTGATACTCCGGCAACACCTGAACGAATACGGATGGCGTGTTTGGATGATATAACCAAGGGGTTGGTGGGCTCCGATTTCAGGCCGAAGCTTAGCGTATAG